A stretch of Caenibius tardaugens NBRC 16725 DNA encodes these proteins:
- a CDS encoding class I SAM-dependent methyltransferase: MSESVSFGYEEVSPEEKTARVGEVFSNVAKKYDVMNDAMSVGMHRLWKDKFVRRVKPQPGEEILDMAGGTGDIAFRMEACGAKVTVSDINQDMLDVGIERAMERGIDTLVWSRQNAEELAFPSRTYDAYTIAFGIRNVTRIDKALAEAHRVLKFGGRFFCLEFSTTEWPGFKEVYDLYSHKLVPQIGKAIAHDADSYRYLIESIRRFPPMPEFEQMIRDAGFVRTRVEPILGGLVAIHSGWKI, from the coding sequence ATGAGTGAGAGCGTTTCCTTCGGCTACGAAGAAGTGAGCCCCGAAGAAAAGACCGCGCGCGTGGGCGAGGTCTTTTCCAATGTCGCGAAGAAATACGACGTGATGAACGATGCCATGTCCGTCGGCATGCACCGTTTGTGGAAGGACAAGTTCGTGCGCCGGGTCAAACCCCAGCCGGGGGAGGAAATCCTCGATATGGCGGGCGGTACCGGCGATATCGCGTTCCGAATGGAAGCCTGCGGCGCGAAGGTCACGGTGTCGGATATCAATCAGGATATGCTGGATGTCGGGATCGAACGGGCGATGGAGCGCGGCATCGATACACTGGTCTGGTCGCGCCAGAATGCCGAGGAACTGGCTTTCCCCAGCCGCACCTACGATGCCTATACGATTGCCTTTGGCATCCGCAACGTGACCCGGATCGACAAGGCGCTGGCCGAGGCGCATCGCGTGCTCAAGTTTGGCGGGCGCTTCTTCTGCCTCGAATTCTCCACCACGGAATGGCCGGGCTTCAAGGAAGTCTACGATCTCTATTCGCACAAGCTGGTGCCGCAGATCGGCAAGGCTATCGCGCATGATGCGGACAGTTACCGCTATCTGATCGAATCCATCCGGCGGTTTCCGCCTATGCCCGAATTTGAACAGATGATTCGCGACGCCGGTTTTGTGCGTACGCGGGTGGAGCCGATTCTGGGCGGCCTTGTTGCGATCCATTCGGGCTGGAAGATCTGA
- the ubiB gene encoding 2-polyprenylphenol 6-hydroxylase: MTSPIKHTWRLLGWGRTLARHGALRGIERDEHTPPQVRRLCRLARLGTFQPRTPDYAGAFQEIGPAAIKLGQTLATRPDLVGEDAVVNLLSLQDSLAPVPFDTIRRAVEASFGQPLENLFAEFEPEPVGSASIAQVHRAVTTEGRTVAVKVLRPGIRERFERDIDTYEWAAAHLEALSAEAARLRPRMVIANFKRWTNRELDLRREAASASELTDAMKGFAGYSVPGIDWDRTNGRVMTIEWIDGIKISDVDALRAAGHDLPDLAERLVLAFLTQAISAGFFHADMHQGNLFVRPDGTIGAIDFGIMGRIDRRARQWLAEILYGLTTGNYRRVAEIHFEAQYVPSYHSVDEFATALRAVGEPMRGKPVSELSVGQMLDGLFAITRDFDMQTQPHLLLLQKTMVMVEGIATQLNPRINMWDVAAPYVSNWIRDELGPESLVADRLREDTATLLRIPELVRRIEERFPAKGGAPEQPPLPEVELMWERRRGAGLRIWGYALAALVGAGAVWAADLAGWLG; this comes from the coding sequence GTGACCAGTCCGATCAAGCATACGTGGCGACTGCTGGGATGGGGCCGCACATTGGCGCGGCACGGTGCCTTGCGCGGCATCGAACGGGATGAACATACCCCGCCGCAAGTCCGGCGCCTGTGCCGCCTTGCGCGGCTGGGCACATTCCAGCCGCGTACGCCGGATTACGCCGGGGCTTTTCAGGAAATAGGCCCCGCCGCGATCAAGCTGGGCCAGACGCTGGCAACCCGACCCGATCTGGTCGGGGAAGACGCGGTGGTCAATCTGCTGAGCCTGCAGGACAGCCTTGCCCCGGTGCCGTTCGATACGATCCGCCGTGCGGTCGAGGCGAGCTTTGGGCAGCCGCTGGAAAACCTGTTCGCCGAGTTCGAGCCGGAACCGGTCGGCTCCGCATCGATTGCGCAAGTGCATCGCGCGGTGACCACCGAAGGACGCACGGTCGCGGTAAAAGTTCTGCGTCCGGGTATTCGGGAACGGTTCGAACGCGATATTGATACCTACGAATGGGCGGCCGCCCATCTCGAGGCGCTGAGCGCGGAAGCCGCCCGTCTTCGCCCGCGCATGGTGATCGCCAATTTCAAACGCTGGACCAATCGGGAACTGGACCTGCGGCGCGAAGCGGCGTCGGCCAGCGAACTGACCGACGCGATGAAAGGCTTCGCCGGGTACAGCGTGCCCGGGATCGACTGGGACCGCACCAATGGCCGGGTCATGACCATCGAATGGATCGACGGGATCAAGATCAGCGATGTCGATGCCCTGCGCGCGGCGGGCCACGATCTGCCGGATCTGGCGGAACGGCTGGTTCTCGCCTTTCTGACGCAGGCGATCAGTGCCGGTTTCTTCCATGCCGACATGCATCAGGGCAACCTGTTCGTGCGCCCCGATGGCACGATCGGCGCGATCGATTTCGGAATCATGGGCCGGATCGACCGGCGTGCACGGCAGTGGCTGGCGGAAATCCTCTATGGTCTGACCACCGGCAACTATCGCCGCGTCGCTGAAATCCATTTCGAGGCGCAATATGTGCCGAGTTATCATTCGGTCGATGAATTCGCCACCGCGCTGCGGGCCGTGGGCGAACCGATGCGTGGCAAGCCGGTCAGCGAACTGAGCGTGGGCCAGATGCTTGACGGGCTGTTTGCGATCACCCGGGATTTCGACATGCAAACCCAGCCGCATCTCCTGTTGTTGCAGAAGACCATGGTCATGGTGGAAGGCATCGCCACGCAACTGAATCCCCGGATCAACATGTGGGATGTCGCGGCCCCCTATGTCAGCAACTGGATACGCGACGAATTGGGGCCTGAATCGCTGGTGGCTGACAGGCTGCGTGAAGATACCGCAACATTGCTGCGTATTCCCGAACTGGTCCGCCGCATCGAGGAACGGTTTCCAGCCAAGGGCGGGGCGCCCGAACAACCGCCTTTGCCCGAAGTGGAACTGATGTGGGAACGCCGCCGCGGCGCGGGCTTGCGTATCTGGGGCTATGCGCTCGCTGCACTGGTGGGGGCCGGGGCTGTATGGGCGGCCGATCTGGCCGGATGGCTGGGCTGA
- a CDS encoding DUF4345 family protein codes for MRLAITALVFLGGLFFILFGLSFLFQPQVAASGIGLAASGVTGVATLRADFFAFFGILGICMIWGAWKRRGDLLLLPALALLMAVAARLLSAALDGPSPTFVGSVAVEAVLAGILLVARAVLPHHRVEDVGE; via the coding sequence ATGCGTCTTGCAATCACGGCACTGGTCTTTCTGGGTGGCCTGTTTTTCATCCTGTTCGGCCTGTCATTTCTGTTCCAGCCGCAAGTGGCTGCATCGGGTATTGGCCTTGCGGCCAGTGGCGTAACCGGGGTGGCCACATTGCGCGCCGACTTTTTCGCGTTTTTCGGAATCCTCGGCATTTGCATGATCTGGGGTGCATGGAAGCGGCGGGGCGATCTGCTTTTGCTTCCGGCGCTGGCGCTGCTTATGGCCGTTGCCGCCCGCCTGCTCAGCGCGGCACTTGATGGCCCCAGTCCGACATTTGTCGGCTCGGTGGCGGTAGAAGCGGTGCTGGCTGGCATTCTGCTGGTCGCCCGCGCCGTTCTGCCCCATCACCGTGTGGAAGATGTGGGCGAATAG
- a CDS encoding bifunctional phosphopantothenoylcysteine decarboxylase/phosphopantothenate synthase encodes MTVRSILLIVGGGIAAYKACELIRLIRKAGDSVTCVLTDGGAQFITPMTLAALSENPVYTTLWDLKNESEMGHIQLSRQADLVVVCPATADLLAKMTAGIADDLATTLLLATDKRVLAVPAMNVRMWQHQATRRNVSWLRQSGVTVMEPDDGAMACGEFGPGRLPEPERIWQAIQTMLNNDGGTAIAGSAGSVAAPVLDLDDVLANPLEGQPDFETAPAHRPLYGKHILITAGPTHEPIDPVRYIANRSSGRQGFAIAGWAAALGARVTLVAGPVALSTPTGVERIDVETAREMQQAVRDALPADVAVMVAAVADWRVDHAADSKMKKQNGQVPALQLTENPDILASLSADDRRPGLVIGFAAETDNVIAYAQDKRKRKGADWIVANDVSGDVMGGARNSVHIITAGGVESWEDLPKGEVAKRLVERIADELV; translated from the coding sequence ATGACAGTGCGAAGTATCCTTTTGATCGTCGGCGGGGGCATTGCGGCCTACAAGGCCTGCGAACTGATCCGCCTGATCCGCAAGGCCGGGGACTCGGTCACCTGCGTGCTTACCGATGGCGGTGCCCAGTTCATCACCCCCATGACGCTCGCCGCGCTCAGCGAAAATCCCGTGTACACAACGCTGTGGGATCTCAAGAACGAATCCGAAATGGGGCATATCCAGCTCAGTCGGCAGGCCGACCTTGTCGTGGTTTGCCCGGCGACGGCGGATCTTCTGGCGAAGATGACTGCAGGGATCGCGGATGATCTCGCCACAACACTGTTGCTGGCGACAGACAAACGCGTGCTGGCGGTGCCGGCGATGAATGTCCGGATGTGGCAGCACCAGGCGACCCGGCGCAATGTCAGCTGGTTGCGCCAGTCGGGTGTGACTGTGATGGAACCGGATGACGGGGCGATGGCCTGTGGCGAATTTGGCCCCGGCCGCTTGCCCGAACCGGAACGGATCTGGCAGGCGATCCAGACGATGCTCAACAATGATGGCGGCACCGCCATTGCGGGCAGTGCGGGCAGCGTGGCGGCGCCTGTTCTCGATCTCGACGATGTGCTGGCCAATCCACTGGAAGGGCAGCCGGATTTCGAGACCGCGCCTGCGCATCGCCCGCTTTACGGCAAACATATCCTGATTACCGCCGGCCCCACGCATGAGCCGATCGATCCGGTACGCTATATCGCCAATCGTTCGTCGGGGCGGCAGGGTTTTGCGATCGCGGGTTGGGCGGCGGCTTTGGGCGCGCGGGTGACGCTGGTTGCGGGCCCGGTGGCGTTGTCCACGCCAACCGGTGTGGAACGGATCGATGTCGAAACCGCGCGGGAAATGCAGCAGGCGGTGCGCGATGCGTTGCCCGCCGATGTGGCCGTGATGGTGGCGGCGGTGGCTGACTGGCGTGTTGACCATGCGGCGGACAGCAAGATGAAGAAGCAGAACGGGCAAGTGCCCGCGCTGCAATTGACGGAAAATCCCGATATTCTGGCGTCCCTGTCAGCCGACGATCGACGTCCGGGGCTGGTGATCGGTTTCGCTGCCGAAACGGACAATGTGATCGCCTATGCGCAGGACAAGCGCAAACGCAAGGGCGCCGACTGGATTGTCGCGAATGATGTGTCCGGCGATGTGATGGGGGGCGCGCGCAACAGCGTGCACATCATTACCGCCGGGGGCGTGGAAAGCTGGGAAGACTTGCCCAAAGGGGAAGTCGCCAAACGGCTGGTGGAACGGATTGCTGATGAACTTGTATGA
- the dut gene encoding dUTP diphosphatase, with amino-acid sequence MNLYDKVPVRVKRLPHGEGLDLPAYATDGAAGMDVLAAEDVSLAPGARYAVATGLAVAIPEGYEIQVRPRSGLALKHGISVPNTPGTIDSDYRGEVKVIMINHGDAPFAIARGDRIAQLVLAPVVRAGWEEVADLDDTPRGAGGFGSTGGHAKL; translated from the coding sequence ATGAACTTGTATGATAAAGTGCCCGTCAGGGTGAAACGCCTGCCGCACGGTGAAGGACTGGATCTCCCAGCCTACGCCACCGATGGGGCAGCCGGTATGGATGTGCTGGCGGCAGAAGATGTCTCGTTGGCGCCGGGGGCACGGTATGCCGTGGCGACCGGTCTCGCCGTGGCTATCCCCGAAGGCTATGAAATTCAGGTTCGCCCGCGTTCGGGGCTGGCGCTCAAACACGGCATCAGTGTGCCGAACACGCCGGGTACGATTGATTCCGATTATCGCGGTGAAGTGAAAGTGATCATGATCAATCACGGGGATGCGCCCTTCGCCATCGCCCGGGGCGATCGTATCGCGCAGCTTGTGCTGGCACCGGTGGTGCGTGCGGGATGGGAAGAGGTTGCCGATCTCGACGATACGCCCCGCGGGGCGGGCGGGTTCGGCTCCACCGGCGGGCACGCGAAGCTTTAG
- a CDS encoding CHAP domain-containing protein, with product MATPALAGVLQCVPYARQVSDIHIQGNARTWWGQAEGIYRRGHHPEVGAVLAFRATRAMPYGHVATVAKVIDERTVLLNHANWSRPGMIEREARAIDVSPAGDWSEVRVWHAPSNGLGIRTNPTFGFIYADADSEAPATRPTTTLAELMNIRLPG from the coding sequence ATGGCGACACCCGCCCTCGCCGGCGTTCTCCAGTGCGTTCCCTATGCCCGTCAGGTGTCCGACATCCATATCCAGGGCAACGCCCGGACATGGTGGGGTCAGGCTGAAGGCATCTATCGCCGCGGCCATCACCCCGAAGTCGGCGCTGTTCTGGCATTTCGCGCCACCCGGGCCATGCCCTATGGCCATGTCGCCACAGTGGCCAAGGTCATCGACGAACGCACCGTTCTGCTGAACCACGCCAACTGGTCGCGCCCCGGCATGATCGAACGCGAGGCACGGGCAATCGACGTATCGCCCGCCGGTGACTGGAGCGAAGTGCGCGTGTGGCATGCCCCGTCCAACGGGCTGGGTATTCGCACCAACCCCACATTCGGCTTTATCTATGCCGATGCCGATAGCGAAGCACCGGCCACCCGGCCGACGACCACACTGGCCGAACTGATGAACATCCGCCTGCCCGGCTGA
- a CDS encoding TIGR00645 family protein — translation MSTKDSTSPLRPLPMLIFSSRWLQLPLYLGLIVAQIVYVFLFLKELYHLVMHAAEFGEQQIMLVVLGLIDVVMISNLLVMVIVGGYETFVSRLGLQDHPDQPEWLSHVNAGVLKVKLAMAIIGISSIHLLRTFIEASQIGSPGANVTSEGVMWQTIIHSVFILSAIGIAYVDRMTQPRHHGGKDGHD, via the coding sequence ATGAGCACCAAAGATTCGACTTCGCCCCTTCGCCCGCTTCCCATGCTGATCTTCAGTTCGCGTTGGCTCCAGCTACCGCTTTATCTGGGTCTGATCGTTGCGCAGATCGTCTACGTCTTTCTCTTCCTGAAAGAGCTCTATCACCTGGTGATGCATGCTGCGGAATTCGGTGAGCAGCAGATCATGCTTGTGGTTCTGGGCCTGATCGACGTGGTGATGATCTCCAACCTGCTCGTGATGGTGATCGTCGGGGGGTATGAAACCTTCGTCTCGCGCCTGGGATTACAGGACCATCCCGATCAGCCCGAATGGCTCAGCCACGTGAATGCCGGTGTTCTCAAAGTGAAGCTGGCTATGGCGATTATCGGCATTTCGTCGATTCACCTGCTGCGCACCTTTATTGAGGCCAGCCAGATCGGATCGCCGGGCGCCAATGTGACCAGCGAAGGCGTGATGTGGCAAACCATCATTCACAGTGTATTTATCCTGTCGGCGATCGGCATTGCCTACGTGGATCGCATGACCCAGCCGCGCCATCATGGCGGCAAGGATGGGCACGACTGA
- a CDS encoding sulfite exporter TauE/SafE family protein, which translates to MDFSAIDLASLWPFIAVGFAAQLIDGALGMAFGVISNSLMVGVLGVPPALASQRVHVVECFTTATSGISHLLHGNIDKRLFFRLLIPGLIGGVSGAYLLSSIDAGVIKPIVLAYLCGIGVYLLWRGLRYPPKAREAKYVAPLGLLGGFLDAAGGGGWGPVVSSNLLVQGAEPRKVVGTVNSVEFFLTVTISATFIWHLGIADLAGATLGFLIGGVAAAPFGAFAAKHFPAKLMLVLVGIVLSATSAYGVYAAVFR; encoded by the coding sequence ATGGATTTCAGCGCCATTGATCTCGCTTCGCTCTGGCCCTTCATTGCCGTCGGTTTTGCCGCGCAATTGATTGACGGCGCCCTTGGCATGGCTTTCGGGGTGATCTCGAATTCGCTGATGGTGGGGGTGCTCGGCGTTCCTCCGGCACTCGCCTCGCAGCGCGTGCATGTGGTGGAATGTTTCACCACCGCCACATCGGGGATCAGCCATCTGCTTCACGGGAACATCGACAAACGGCTGTTCTTCCGGTTGCTGATTCCTGGCCTGATCGGCGGTGTAAGCGGGGCCTATCTGCTCAGTTCCATCGATGCCGGGGTGATCAAACCCATCGTACTGGCCTATCTTTGCGGCATCGGCGTTTATCTGCTGTGGCGCGGCCTGCGCTATCCGCCCAAGGCGCGGGAAGCGAAATACGTGGCGCCGCTTGGCCTGCTGGGCGGTTTTCTCGATGCCGCCGGTGGCGGTGGCTGGGGGCCGGTGGTCAGTTCCAACCTGCTGGTCCAGGGCGCGGAACCCCGCAAGGTTGTGGGCACGGTCAACTCGGTCGAATTTTTCCTGACCGTGACGATCTCCGCCACATTCATCTGGCACCTGGGCATTGCCGATCTCGCGGGGGCCACGCTCGGCTTTCTGATCGGCGGCGTCGCGGCCGCACCGTTTGGCGCTTTCGCGGCGAAACATTTCCCGGCCAAGCTGATGCTGGTGCTGGTGGGCATCGTGTTGAGCGCGACCAGCGCATACGGCGTCTATGCGGCCGTATTCCGCTAA
- the trmB gene encoding tRNA (guanine(46)-N(7))-methyltransferase TrmB has translation MTAHKSGDPTTLNRLYGRAKGKALRTGQQTLVDTLLPQIAVPDDGPVTAERLFGHDCPLHFEIGFGGGEHMAGRADMLPDHGFIGCEPFINGVAQALTHVSGDNGAHPVIGNVRIHHGDALEVLRRIPDGALSFLYLLHPDPWPKARHAKRRMMNDGPVDLFAAKLKPGGEFRFGTDHPVYLRHALMIMRRHTDQFTWLTDGPESWQNRPGGWPETRYEAKARRLGHEVWYFRYRRR, from the coding sequence ATGACCGCACACAAATCCGGCGATCCGACCACACTCAACCGCCTGTACGGCCGCGCCAAAGGCAAAGCCCTGCGCACGGGGCAGCAAACCCTCGTCGACACGCTGCTGCCGCAGATTGCCGTGCCTGACGATGGCCCGGTCACGGCAGAGCGCCTGTTCGGCCACGATTGCCCGCTGCACTTTGAAATCGGCTTCGGCGGGGGCGAACACATGGCCGGGCGTGCCGATATGCTGCCCGATCATGGTTTCATCGGCTGCGAACCGTTCATCAATGGCGTGGCCCAGGCGCTGACGCACGTCAGCGGCGATAACGGCGCGCATCCGGTTATCGGCAATGTCCGCATCCATCACGGTGATGCCCTGGAAGTGCTGCGGCGCATACCCGATGGGGCCCTGTCCTTCCTCTATCTGCTGCATCCCGATCCCTGGCCCAAGGCGCGCCACGCGAAACGGCGGATGATGAACGACGGCCCGGTCGATCTGTTCGCAGCCAAGCTCAAGCCGGGCGGCGAATTTCGATTCGGCACCGATCACCCCGTCTATCTGCGTCATGCCCTGATGATCATGCGCCGCCATACCGACCAGTTCACGTGGTTGACCGACGGTCCGGAAAGCTGGCAGAACCGCCCGGGTGGCTGGCCGGAAACCCGGTATGAGGCGAAGGCGCGGCGTCTGGGCCATGAAGTCTGGTATTTCCGCTATCGTCGCCGCTAA
- the trpS gene encoding tryptophan--tRNA ligase: MRIVSGIQPTGNLHLGNYLGAIRNWVRMQDAMDADSQCLFFLADLHAISMPHVPAELNAATLEMAAALVACGIDPDRSILFNQAQVPAHAELQWLLNGTARMGWLSRMTQFKDKSGKNREGASVALFTYPVLQAADVLLYQASHVPVGEDQKQHLELARDVAQKFNNDFCTEDAPVFTLPDPIIPPEAARIMSLRDGTAKMSKSDPSEMSRISLTDDADTIMQKVRKAKTDAEPLPSEKAGLEGRPEAANLVGIYATMAGTDVESVLRDFGGEGFGKFKPALGELLAEQLGPISARFSELKSDRESLDAILARGALKAREIARPTLDAAYKALGLVRG, from the coding sequence ATGCGTATCGTTTCCGGTATCCAGCCCACGGGCAATCTCCACCTCGGCAATTACCTTGGGGCGATCCGCAACTGGGTGCGCATGCAGGATGCGATGGATGCGGACAGCCAGTGCCTGTTCTTCCTGGCCGATCTGCACGCGATTTCGATGCCGCACGTGCCAGCGGAACTGAACGCGGCAACGCTGGAAATGGCCGCCGCGCTTGTCGCCTGCGGCATCGATCCGGACCGCTCGATCCTGTTCAATCAGGCGCAGGTTCCTGCCCATGCCGAACTGCAATGGCTGTTGAACGGCACCGCCCGGATGGGCTGGTTGAGCCGCATGACCCAGTTCAAGGACAAGTCGGGCAAGAACCGCGAAGGCGCATCGGTTGCGCTGTTCACCTATCCGGTTCTGCAGGCCGCCGATGTGCTGCTGTATCAGGCGAGCCACGTTCCCGTGGGCGAGGACCAGAAGCAGCATCTCGAACTGGCGCGCGATGTCGCACAGAAATTCAACAACGATTTCTGCACGGAAGATGCACCGGTGTTCACGCTGCCCGATCCGATCATTCCGCCCGAAGCCGCGCGGATCATGTCGCTGCGCGATGGCACCGCGAAGATGAGCAAATCCGACCCTTCGGAAATGAGCCGCATCAGCCTGACCGATGATGCCGATACGATCATGCAAAAAGTGCGCAAGGCCAAGACCGATGCGGAACCGCTGCCTTCTGAAAAGGCCGGCCTCGAAGGTCGCCCCGAAGCGGCCAATCTGGTGGGCATCTATGCCACGATGGCAGGCACCGATGTCGAATCGGTGCTCCGCGATTTCGGCGGCGAAGGGTTCGGCAAGTTCAAGCCGGCTCTCGGGGAATTGCTGGCAGAACAGCTCGGCCCGATCAGCGCGCGGTTCTCGGAACTGAAATCCGACCGGGAAAGCCTGGACGCGATTTTGGCGCGCGGGGCCCTGAAAGCCCGCGAAATCGCACGCCCCACACTGGATGCGGCTTACAAGGCGCTTGGTCTTGTGCGCGGCTAA
- the murJ gene encoding murein biosynthesis integral membrane protein MurJ: protein MSLVRHVGTIGGLTAISRVFGFVRDMLMARVLGAGLAADAFQLAFILPNTFRRLFAEGAFSVAFVPMYSRALHSEGGEEAARKFADDVLAVFVWVLLAFSAIAMIVMPGIVWLLAREFQDVPGKFELSVLLSRITFPYLMLISLVAMLSGLLNARSHFGPGAFAPVLLNIVLITGIVVGWYLRGDSGDDRIVAMALAISVTAAGFAQLLYLWWSARHTGVRLHIHIPRLTPEVKRLGMLILPATFGAGIYQISQFVDTFFATSLPQGSLTLLKYADRLNQMPLGIVGIALGTAILPMLARHIQTNDTAQAQRLQTNAVSMALFLTLPAATALAVCAPAFVTAFFVGGKMTLADGAIMANIVIALVAGLPAYVLVKVLQPAFFSREDTRTPVWIAAFALLVNIAINFYVVPRYGIVGLAAATAFTATLNVLLLYTMLHARGWYHVTPRLGGAVIRQIVSTAFMGGALALVMPLLADHYGGNVLERAWSLAALVTIGLVTFFGTAWITGALDKDLVGQLRRRRTPAAESAAEGE from the coding sequence ATGAGCCTCGTCAGACATGTTGGCACGATTGGTGGCCTGACGGCCATCAGCCGTGTCTTCGGCTTCGTGCGCGATATGTTGATGGCGCGCGTGCTGGGGGCGGGCCTTGCGGCAGACGCGTTCCAGCTCGCCTTCATCCTCCCCAATACGTTCCGGCGCCTGTTCGCGGAAGGCGCGTTTTCCGTGGCGTTCGTGCCGATGTATTCGCGCGCGCTCCACAGCGAAGGCGGCGAAGAAGCCGCGCGCAAGTTTGCAGACGATGTTCTGGCGGTGTTCGTCTGGGTGCTCCTGGCATTCAGCGCCATCGCGATGATCGTGATGCCGGGCATTGTCTGGCTGCTGGCCCGCGAATTTCAGGACGTTCCGGGAAAATTCGAACTGTCCGTGCTGCTGAGCCGGATCACGTTCCCCTATCTCATGCTGATCAGTCTCGTTGCGATGCTATCCGGGTTGCTCAATGCGCGGTCGCATTTCGGGCCGGGAGCCTTTGCCCCTGTGCTGCTGAACATCGTGCTGATTACCGGCATCGTCGTCGGCTGGTACCTGCGCGGCGACAGCGGGGACGATCGCATTGTCGCGATGGCGCTGGCGATATCGGTCACGGCGGCGGGTTTTGCCCAGTTGCTCTATCTCTGGTGGTCGGCGCGCCACACCGGCGTGCGCCTGCATATTCACATTCCCCGGCTGACGCCCGAAGTGAAACGGCTGGGGATGCTGATCCTTCCCGCCACATTCGGGGCAGGCATCTACCAGATCAGCCAGTTCGTCGACACGTTCTTCGCCACGTCCCTGCCACAGGGTTCGCTCACGCTGCTGAAATATGCCGACCGGCTGAACCAGATGCCGCTGGGCATTGTCGGCATTGCGCTGGGCACCGCGATCCTGCCGATGCTGGCGCGCCATATCCAGACCAACGACACCGCGCAGGCGCAACGCCTGCAGACCAATGCCGTGTCGATGGCGCTGTTCCTCACCCTGCCTGCGGCAACTGCGCTGGCGGTCTGCGCACCGGCATTTGTCACGGCCTTTTTCGTAGGCGGCAAAATGACGCTGGCCGATGGCGCGATCATGGCCAACATCGTGATCGCACTGGTGGCAGGCCTTCCCGCCTATGTGCTGGTCAAAGTGTTGCAACCGGCATTCTTCAGCCGCGAGGATACCCGCACCCCGGTGTGGATCGCGGCCTTTGCCCTGCTGGTGAACATCGCGATCAATTTCTATGTCGTGCCGCGTTATGGCATTGTCGGCCTGGCCGCGGCGACCGCCTTTACCGCAACGCTCAACGTGCTGCTGCTTTACACCATGCTGCATGCGCGCGGGTGGTATCACGTCACCCCGCGCCTTGGCGGTGCAGTCATACGCCAGATCGTGTCCACCGCGTTCATGGGCGGTGCGCTGGCACTGGTCATGCCGCTACTGGCCGATCACTATGGCGGCAATGTGCTGGAACGGGCATGGTCTCTCGCCGCGCTGGTGACGATCGGGCTGGTCACCTTCTTCGGCACGGCGTGGATCACCGGCGCGCTCGACAAGGATCTGGTCGGGCAGTTGCGCCGCCGCCGCACACCCGCCGCCGAAAGCGCGGCAGAGGGCGAGTAA
- the secB gene encoding protein-export chaperone SecB translates to MAEEGDVLTDLNSLPNGADNEPAAGLITQYVKDLSVENPNAPQSFQWQDQPQLDVQFNIGAEQVNEEIHEVELKIAVASKGEEGTAFLVELSYCGLVGMRNLPDEQAHAFLYAEAPRILFPFARRVIADAVRDAGFPPLMLEPIDFNALYLQQMQQRFAEQQAADEAPAGEA, encoded by the coding sequence ATGGCCGAAGAAGGCGACGTTCTCACCGATCTCAACTCGCTCCCCAACGGTGCGGACAACGAACCCGCAGCCGGGCTGATCACCCAATATGTGAAGGATCTTTCGGTCGAAAACCCGAATGCACCGCAATCCTTCCAGTGGCAGGACCAGCCGCAGCTCGACGTGCAGTTCAACATCGGCGCGGAGCAGGTGAACGAAGAAATTCACGAAGTCGAACTGAAGATCGCCGTCGCCAGCAAGGGCGAAGAAGGCACGGCCTTCCTCGTCGAACTGTCCTATTGCGGGCTGGTCGGCATGCGCAACCTGCCGGACGAGCAGGCCCATGCGTTCCTTTACGCCGAAGCACCGCGCATTCTGTTCCCGTTCGCGCGCCGCGTGATCGCCGATGCCGTGCGCGATGCCGGGTTCCCCCCGCTGATGCTCGAACCGATTGATTTCAATGCGCTCTACCTCCAGCAGATGCAGCAGCGCTTTGCCGAACAGCAGGCCGCTGACGAAGCGCCGGCTGGCGAAGCCTGA